In Bradyrhizobium sp. G127, one genomic interval encodes:
- a CDS encoding GNAT family N-acetyltransferase, with amino-acid sequence MSADFTLRPYTDGDEDAAIDLWFRTWQQAYPSIDFAQRLEGWRTRWRDELVPVARIMVASRSDRMIGFVTVDASGYLDQLVVAPEEWGSNLGNTLIAEAKRMSPKGITLLVNTDNARAIRFYERNGFVHTHDDINPVSGRKVYGMAWRP; translated from the coding sequence ATGAGCGCAGATTTCACGCTGCGGCCCTACACGGACGGCGACGAGGACGCGGCCATCGATCTGTGGTTTCGCACATGGCAACAGGCCTATCCGTCGATCGATTTTGCGCAGCGGCTGGAGGGCTGGCGCACGCGCTGGCGCGATGAACTGGTGCCTGTTGCAAGGATCATGGTCGCCTCACGAAGCGACCGGATGATCGGTTTCGTAACCGTCGACGCCAGCGGCTATCTCGACCAGCTCGTGGTCGCGCCGGAGGAATGGGGATCGAACCTGGGCAATACGCTGATCGCCGAGGCGAAGAGGATGTCGCCGAAGGGCATCACGCTGCTGGTCAACACCGACAACGCCCGCGCCATTCGCTTCTATGAGCGCAACGGCTTCGTGCACACCCACGACGACATCAATCCGGTGTCGGGACGGAAGGTGTATGGAATGGCGTGGAGGCCGTAG
- a CDS encoding peptidoglycan -binding protein produces the protein MALSRSRRSDPGFNYWPGFVDALSTLVLAIVFLLSVFLVVQFFLSQEVTGKDKALERLNAQIAQLNDLLSLEKLGKLSLDDQLSQMRAGLASAEAERDRVKGLYDGLAGAGANAAGRATELGKALDSEKQVSARALAQIEVLNQQISALRRQLAALEEALDASEKRDKESQGKIADLGQRLNVALAQRVQELSRYRSEFFGRLRTILGNRPDIRVVGDRFVFQSEVFFDTGQALLLPEGRAELDKLAAALIDLDKQIPAEIAWVLRVDGHTDVRPINSPQFKSNWELSSARAISVVQYLVSLGVPAQRLVAAGFAEFQPLDPGTTEEAYKRNRRIELKLTER, from the coding sequence ATGGCGCTTTCGCGATCACGCCGCAGCGACCCGGGGTTCAATTACTGGCCCGGCTTCGTCGATGCCTTATCGACGCTGGTGCTGGCCATCGTGTTCCTGCTGTCGGTGTTTCTGGTCGTGCAGTTCTTCCTGTCGCAGGAGGTCACCGGCAAGGACAAGGCGCTGGAGCGGCTCAATGCTCAGATCGCGCAGCTTAACGACCTTCTCTCGCTAGAAAAGCTCGGCAAGCTCAGCCTCGACGATCAACTGTCGCAAATGCGCGCCGGTCTCGCCTCTGCCGAAGCCGAACGCGACCGGGTCAAAGGCCTCTATGACGGCCTTGCTGGCGCAGGCGCCAACGCCGCCGGACGCGCCACCGAACTCGGCAAGGCGCTGGACTCCGAAAAGCAGGTTTCCGCGCGCGCGCTCGCCCAGATCGAGGTGCTGAACCAGCAGATCAGCGCACTGCGCCGCCAGCTCGCCGCGCTCGAGGAAGCGCTGGACGCGTCCGAAAAGCGCGACAAGGAATCGCAAGGCAAGATCGCCGACCTTGGCCAGCGGCTCAACGTGGCGCTCGCGCAGCGCGTGCAGGAACTGTCGCGCTATCGCTCCGAATTCTTCGGACGGCTGCGCACCATTCTCGGCAACCGGCCGGATATCCGCGTCGTGGGTGATCGTTTCGTGTTCCAGTCGGAAGTGTTCTTCGACACCGGACAGGCATTACTCTTGCCGGAAGGCCGCGCCGAACTCGACAAGCTCGCCGCGGCGCTGATCGATCTGGATAAACAGATTCCGGCTGAAATCGCCTGGGTGCTGCGCGTGGACGGCCACACCGACGTGCGGCCAATCAACAGCCCGCAGTTCAAGTCGAACTGGGAACTGTCGTCGGCGCGCGCCATTTCGGTGGTGCAGTATCTGGTCTCGCTCGGCGTGCCGGCGCAGCGCCTGGTCGCTGCAGGCTTCGCGGAATTTCAGCCGCTCGACCCCGGAACGACTGAGGAGGCCTACAAGCGCAATCGCCGCATCGAGTTGAAGCTCACCGAGCGATGA
- a CDS encoding flagellar motor protein MotA yields MAKNPPPSTSADISVTKLSSPRIFLVRMLVFLILCGLIVVVLYKQIWLAFLANPGLNALIAGVLAIGIILAFRQVIRLYPEIAWVNSFRISDPGLAVDRRPTLLAPMAAMLSHRSGRMSISQQTMRHLLDSIATRLDEARDLSRYMTGLLVFLGLLGTFWGLIETVGSVGKVIEGLKVGGDAGSVFDTLKEGLAAPLGGMGISFSSSLFGLAGSLILGFLDLQSSQAQNRFYTDLEDWLAETVQEYAGDGHVGIGGDFSPAFDRLRTAVEEMGSNRASTTAMANLAEAIQGLVHHMRSEQQLIREWADGQGEQNREIKNLLEKLARQPEKN; encoded by the coding sequence ATGGCGAAAAATCCCCCACCCAGCACCTCAGCCGACATCAGCGTCACCAAACTGTCGTCGCCTCGAATCTTTCTGGTCCGGATGCTGGTGTTCCTGATCCTGTGCGGGCTGATTGTCGTGGTGCTCTACAAACAGATCTGGCTGGCCTTTCTCGCCAATCCCGGTCTCAACGCCTTGATCGCCGGTGTTCTCGCCATCGGCATCATTCTGGCGTTCCGGCAGGTGATCCGGCTCTATCCGGAAATTGCGTGGGTCAACAGCTTCCGCATCTCCGATCCTGGCCTGGCCGTGGACCGCCGCCCGACACTGCTGGCGCCGATGGCCGCGATGCTGAGCCATCGCTCCGGCCGCATGAGCATTTCGCAGCAGACCATGCGGCATCTGCTGGATTCCATCGCCACCCGCCTTGACGAGGCGCGCGACCTGTCGCGCTACATGACAGGTCTGCTGGTTTTCCTTGGCCTGCTCGGCACGTTCTGGGGCCTGATCGAGACCGTCGGTTCGGTCGGCAAAGTGATCGAAGGACTCAAGGTCGGCGGCGATGCCGGGTCGGTGTTCGACACGCTGAAGGAAGGCCTTGCTGCGCCACTCGGCGGCATGGGCATTTCGTTCTCGTCCTCGCTGTTCGGCCTCGCCGGATCGCTGATCCTTGGCTTTCTAGATCTGCAGTCGAGCCAGGCGCAGAATCGTTTCTACACCGATCTGGAAGACTGGCTCGCCGAGACCGTGCAGGAATATGCCGGCGACGGTCACGTCGGCATCGGCGGTGATTTCAGCCCCGCCTTCGACCGGCTACGGACGGCGGTGGAAGAAATGGGATCGAACCGCGCCTCGACCACAGCGATGGCCAATCTCGCAGAGGCTATTCAGGGCCTTGTGCATCACATGCGCAGCGAGCAGCAACTGATCCGCGAATGGGCCGACGGTCAGGGCGAACAGAATCGCGAGATCAAGAACCTTCTGGAGAAACTCGCGCGGCAGCCTGAGAAGAACTGA
- a CDS encoding inositol monophosphatase family protein — translation MLHSALINVMVKAARRAGRALSRDLGEIENLQVSLKGPANFVSLADKRAEQMLYDDLTKARPGYGFLGEEGGSREGTDKSNTWIVDPLDGTTNFLHGIPQFAISIGLQREGVIVAGVIYNPATDELYIAERGKGAFLNDTRLRVAARKQLSDCVIACGLPHIGRGDHELSRREMTEIQNRVAGLRRFGAASLDLAYVAAGRLDGYWERNLQPWDIAAGLIMVREAGGVVSGIEGGDTAMATGHVVCGNETIQRELVKILKPLG, via the coding sequence ATGCTTCATTCAGCGCTCATCAATGTCATGGTCAAGGCCGCGCGCCGCGCCGGCCGCGCTCTTAGCCGCGATCTCGGCGAGATCGAGAACCTTCAGGTGTCGCTGAAAGGTCCGGCCAATTTCGTCTCGCTTGCGGACAAGCGCGCGGAGCAAATGCTCTATGACGACCTGACCAAGGCGCGGCCCGGCTACGGCTTTCTCGGCGAGGAAGGCGGCTCTCGCGAGGGCACCGACAAATCCAACACATGGATCGTGGACCCGCTCGACGGCACCACCAATTTTCTTCACGGCATTCCGCAGTTCGCGATCTCGATCGGGCTGCAGCGCGAGGGCGTGATCGTCGCGGGCGTGATCTACAATCCCGCCACCGATGAACTTTACATCGCCGAGCGCGGCAAGGGCGCGTTCCTTAACGACACCCGCCTGCGCGTCGCGGCGCGCAAGCAGCTCAGCGACTGCGTGATCGCCTGCGGCCTGCCGCATATCGGGCGCGGCGACCACGAGCTTTCGCGGCGCGAGATGACGGAAATCCAGAATCGCGTGGCGGGTCTGCGCCGTTTCGGAGCAGCCTCACTCGATCTCGCGTATGTCGCGGCTGGCCGTCTCGACGGCTACTGGGAGCGCAATCTCCAGCCGTGGGACATTGCGGCAGGACTCATCATGGTGCGCGAGGCCGGTGGCGTGGTCAGCGGCATCGAAGGCGGCGACACGGCGATGGCGACCGGCCATGTGGTCTGCGGCAACGAAACCATCCAGCGCGAACTCGTGAAGATTTTAAAGCCATTGGGCTGA
- a CDS encoding HcpA family protein, with amino-acid sequence MTGLRRAIPSAARAGLLASLVAGVVALSANAVAQGTQPNPFPEPIKPAETPAAKAKPASPKAAPKPDAQKQKKTEPAKAAAPVVPDDPNADLAYGAYQQGLYRTAFNIALKRAQEQGDPRSMTLLGELYSNALGIKRDDAKAAEWYKQAADRGDREAMFALGMMKISGRPAPPNREEGARLLASSAKLGKAAAAYNLGLLYLEGQVFPQDIKRAAELFRQAADAGNPEAQYALATFYKEGRGVEKNVVEAAKLMRAAAMADNLDAAVEYGIALFNGTGTPKDVPLAVAVLTRAARQNSPIAQNRLARILVDGLGVPADKVQGFKWHLIAKTAGGSDPDLDAQFAQLQPLDKAKAEDLAKKWFGTK; translated from the coding sequence ATGACCGGGCTTCGCCGCGCCATACCATCAGCCGCCCGTGCGGGATTGCTCGCGTCGCTGGTTGCCGGGGTTGTCGCATTATCGGCGAACGCCGTCGCGCAGGGCACACAACCGAATCCTTTTCCGGAGCCCATCAAACCTGCCGAGACGCCTGCTGCAAAGGCGAAACCTGCGTCTCCCAAAGCCGCTCCGAAACCCGATGCGCAGAAGCAGAAGAAGACCGAACCCGCAAAGGCGGCAGCGCCGGTTGTTCCTGACGATCCGAACGCCGATCTCGCCTACGGCGCCTATCAGCAGGGGCTTTATCGCACAGCCTTCAATATCGCGCTGAAGCGCGCGCAGGAGCAAGGCGATCCCAGATCGATGACGCTGCTGGGCGAGCTCTATTCCAATGCACTCGGCATCAAGCGCGACGATGCCAAGGCCGCGGAATGGTACAAGCAGGCCGCCGACCGCGGCGACCGCGAAGCGATGTTCGCCCTCGGCATGATGAAGATTTCCGGCCGGCCGGCGCCTCCGAACCGCGAGGAAGGCGCGCGGCTGTTGGCGTCATCGGCCAAACTTGGAAAAGCAGCAGCAGCCTATAATCTCGGCCTGCTCTATCTCGAAGGCCAGGTCTTTCCGCAGGACATCAAGCGCGCTGCCGAACTGTTCCGGCAGGCCGCCGACGCCGGCAATCCGGAAGCGCAATACGCGCTCGCCACCTTCTACAAGGAAGGCCGCGGCGTGGAGAAGAATGTCGTCGAGGCCGCCAAGCTGATGCGCGCAGCAGCGATGGCCGACAATCTCGACGCCGCCGTGGAATATGGAATTGCGCTGTTCAACGGCACCGGCACGCCGAAAGACGTTCCGCTGGCGGTCGCCGTTCTCACCCGCGCCGCGCGGCAGAACAGCCCGATCGCGCAGAACCGCCTCGCGCGTATTCTCGTCGACGGGCTCGGAGTTCCCGCCGACAAGGTTCAGGGCTTCAAATGGCATCTGATCGCCAAGACCGCCGGCGGAAGCGATCCAGATCTCGATGCGCAATTCGCGCAGCTTCAACCGCTCGACAAGGCCAAGGCCGAAGACCTCGCGAAGAAGTGGTTTGGCACGAAATGA
- a CDS encoding thiamine phosphate synthase produces the protein MATKPVPPRPAPRLYLATPLVADPAPLASQLPALLAAADVAAILLRLTPGDERGIIQRTKALAPVVQNAGAAFLLDGHYEQVARSGADGANVSGVEAMQEAMPTLKPDRILGVGGLITRHDAMVAGEAGADYVLFGEPDAQGARPSPDAIGERLGWWAELFEPPCVGFATSLDEARLFASAGADFVLVGDFIWQDARGPQAALVEAADAIAQGFKASFAKATVAEG, from the coding sequence ATGGCCACCAAACCCGTCCCACCGCGCCCGGCGCCACGGCTTTACCTTGCGACGCCGCTGGTTGCCGACCCCGCGCCGCTCGCATCGCAACTGCCCGCGCTGCTGGCCGCTGCCGATGTCGCCGCCATCCTGCTGCGTCTCACGCCCGGTGACGAGCGCGGTATTATCCAGCGCACCAAGGCGCTCGCGCCGGTCGTTCAGAACGCAGGCGCGGCCTTTCTGCTCGACGGTCACTATGAGCAGGTTGCGCGCTCCGGCGCGGACGGCGCCAATGTCAGCGGCGTCGAGGCCATGCAGGAAGCCATGCCGACGCTGAAGCCGGACCGCATTCTCGGCGTCGGCGGACTGATCACGCGTCACGACGCCATGGTCGCCGGCGAAGCCGGTGCTGATTATGTGCTGTTCGGCGAACCGGATGCTCAGGGCGCGCGGCCATCGCCGGACGCCATCGGTGAACGGCTCGGCTGGTGGGCGGAATTGTTCGAACCGCCATGCGTCGGCTTCGCCACCTCGCTGGATGAAGCGCGCCTGTTCGCGTCGGCCGGCGCGGATTTCGTTCTGGTCGGCGATTTCATCTGGCAGGATGCGCGCGGCCCGCAAGCGGCGCTGGTTGAAGCCGCCGATGCCATCGCGCAGGGTTTCAAGGCCTCTTTTGCAAAAGCCACGGTCGCAGAAGGATAG
- the fba gene encoding class II fructose-bisphosphate aldolase (catalyzes the reversible aldol condensation of dihydroxyacetonephosphate and glyceraldehyde 3-phosphate in the Calvin cycle, glycolysis, and/or gluconeogenesis), protein MARITLRQLLDHAAENDYGVPAFNINNMEQALAIMEAASSLDAPVIIQASRGARSYANDVMLKHMMDAVTEIYPQIPVCVHLDHGNEPATCMTAIQAGFTSVMMDGSLKADGKTPGDWDYNVGVTKTVTDMAHLGGISVEGELGVLGSLETGMGDKEDGHGAEGKLSHDQLLTNPDEAVKFVKETQVDALAIAMGTSHGAYKFTRKPDGNILAMNVIEEIHRKLPNTHLVMHGSSSVPQDLQDIINKFGGQMKPTWGVPVAEIQRGIKNGVRKINIDTDNRMAMTGQIRKVLAENPSEFDPRKYLKPAMEAMTKLCKERLQEFNTAGQASKIKKVLTTAQMAQRYARGELAPKIA, encoded by the coding sequence ATGGCTCGCATCACATTGCGTCAATTGCTGGATCATGCGGCGGAGAACGATTACGGCGTGCCCGCGTTCAACATCAACAACATGGAGCAGGCACTGGCGATCATGGAAGCCGCCAGTTCCCTGGACGCGCCGGTCATCATCCAGGCCTCGCGCGGCGCACGCTCCTACGCCAACGACGTGATGCTGAAGCACATGATGGACGCGGTGACGGAAATCTATCCGCAGATTCCCGTCTGCGTGCATCTCGATCACGGCAACGAGCCCGCCACCTGCATGACGGCGATCCAGGCCGGCTTCACCTCGGTAATGATGGACGGCTCGCTGAAGGCCGACGGCAAGACGCCGGGCGACTGGGACTACAATGTCGGCGTGACCAAGACGGTCACCGACATGGCGCATCTCGGCGGCATCTCTGTGGAAGGCGAACTCGGCGTGTTGGGTTCGCTGGAGACCGGCATGGGCGACAAGGAAGACGGCCACGGCGCGGAGGGCAAACTCTCCCACGACCAGCTTCTGACCAACCCCGACGAAGCGGTGAAATTCGTCAAGGAAACGCAGGTCGACGCATTGGCGATTGCAATGGGCACCTCGCACGGCGCCTACAAGTTCACCCGCAAGCCGGACGGCAACATCCTCGCCATGAACGTGATCGAGGAAATCCACCGCAAGCTGCCCAACACGCATCTTGTGATGCACGGTTCGTCGTCGGTGCCGCAGGATTTGCAGGACATCATCAACAAGTTCGGCGGCCAGATGAAGCCGACCTGGGGCGTGCCGGTCGCGGAAATCCAGCGCGGCATCAAGAACGGCGTGCGCAAGATCAACATCGACACCGATAACCGCATGGCGATGACCGGCCAGATCCGCAAGGTGCTTGCGGAAAATCCCAGCGAGTTCGATCCGCGCAAGTATCTCAAGCCGGCGATGGAAGCGATGACCAAGCTGTGCAAGGAGCGGTTGCAGGAGTTCAACACCGCGGGCCAGGCCAGCAAGATCAAAAAGGTGCTGACCACGGCCCAGATGGCGCAGCGCTACGCCAGGGGCGAACTCGCGCCGAAGATCGCGTAA